The genome window GTCTCTTTCAATGTTTCTGACAGTGGAATAAGATTCATAACTGGAAGAGCTTTTTCGACTTTatcaaatgtacaatacatcTATCTGCAGAGTAACAGTATCCAAGAAATTGCACCGGAAGCTTTTTGGGGATTGCGTCAAGTTTACGAACTACACTTGGAGAATAATCAAATCAGTGGCCTCAATCCAGGATTTCTCGACGACTTAGAAGCAAACACAGTTGATTtgagtaataataaaatcaagaTTTTACCGAACAGTGCTTTTGAAGGATCTTTGGGCATATTGATCCTTGACTTGTCAAAAAATCTTATCAAGACTGTAGAGGCAGATGCGTTTGTTGGCTTGGAAAGTTTAGAAGTGTTGAATTTAGAGCATAATCAAATCTGTCATTTGACTCTAGGAGTTTTCAAACATTCATCCACACTGCGACGACTAAATCTAGCAGATAACAAATTAACAAAGTTTACTATTGGCACGTTTTCAGGTTTGACGAATCTGAACAGTTTGATTTTAGCAAACAATACTATCTCAGTTTTCGACGGAAATATCTTGATACCATTCAATCATTTATCAAAGTTGGACGTTTCTCACAATgggatttattattttgatgcCAACTCTATTCACATCAATGTACCAACGTTGAAAACACTGCGGATAGACGACAATCTACTGTCTTGCATTCATTTGACAaatgttattcaattttttaagaagGTTCACGTGGAAGTGGTCAACACGGTTGGGCGATATCACGTACAAAACGTCAACGGTATCGCTTGTACTGAAATAGTTCTCACCCAGGCTGTTGATTTTGAACAATTCCTCAAAGTAGCGAACGAAGATACCAAGAAATCTATTGTATATTGTTAATTTCGTTTTgtatgaattaaaattttgtcatAAACTGTTGTGTATTCAATAATTAAGTTTTTGGGACaccaacattttatttcaagGACTTCCTAATTCTAAGCTGTTGTATCTTTCAATCACACCACAGTTACAAATCTCATAACTTAGTTTGTAAACACATTTTGTATACTTACCCAAATACTGGTTATAATGATGTAAACTTACGTTATGATTTTACCTTTGCGTTATAAAATGTTAAACGGGTAATTAGGTACCTAcgcaaatatttcaaaaccgTGAGGCTCAATAATTAAAGGGTGTATTACTACAAAAACTagtttaaaagaaatttaaaagctCTGTAATGTACATATCTTTCTTTAGGCTAACAAccgtaaaataatttaaaactaaatagagttattaaaataaacaagactGATCGGTTGGGGATGAATTATCCGCCATGTTAAGAAATTTTGGCTTTgactttctttaaaaaatactacaCCTTTTTCAGATTAATTTGGAAAGAcctaattaaaaacatatttgtAAAGGGACGATAAAGTTTAATGCACCTTATTATTCGACCTATGAACACTATAATGTAGATAACCTACAATAATTAACCTCGTTGCATTTGCTACAAACTACACATTACTTATTTAGTTTATTTACCAGGAAAAATTGTACTTACCGTCTTCCATGTTTGCATATTTCTACGATTTTacgcaataaattattagaaagacagaacttttatttaaaacaaaatggcTCCAGGGAAGAGTAAACAgttacatataaaaaaaaaaagatatttgaATTATCCACTCAAATTAATTGAAGGACAATATATTAAGGCGTTTGAATCGAAGAATTTCTTTAACTAATCGATATTAAATGCTAAACATtataataaagatttatttttctttaatgtttaacaataaCAGTAAGGTGTTAAAAACGAGGTGATAATAATACAGGTAAAGAAAATACACGGCTGAATATAAAAAGAGGTTGGTAAGAATCACATAGCAGAAAATAAAACAGGAATGGCTGTCCTTAACATTCTAAACAAGAATAGACACGAATAACATAgtatcaataaataataaaataataaaaaaataaagagacAATAACACAAACTCCAAGGCATTCATTACTGCTTTTGCATTACCTTCTATGTAAGTCACCTATGAAGCAATTCTATGATTGTAAGTATAACTTGATATGTTTTTAAGTCATTGTCATCTACAAAAAGCAGAAATTCGGTAATACTGTAACATTTGTGCCTTATAAATTTAGACAATACTGAAATTTATCTGTAAGTAGAACTGTGGATCTTAAGATATGAAGAACTCTGAACATGCGCTAGTAGCAAACTGGTACAAACGAAAAATACACTAAAATTACGAAAAAAcatacatttcaaataattgggtactttttattctgaaaagtTTTCATTGAATCGTTAAGTCGAACGGATAGTTGTTTTCCAtagtttaaatgaaattttcttgGTGGGTGAGAAACATTCTAACGAACAAGTCAATTGCAAAATGTGTATAAACCTTAATAAAAGTTTATAAAAGTCTTCAATcatcaaaaattcaataaaaaaatatttgcctATGTATCAAAAATGTTAACAAGCATGACGTAAACATTGTATTAAGCtattattttgatttgaaaatttattttactccGCGTACACTTTAATCTTGTCGTAATCGACTGGTTCAGAATTGATTGGTTTACGAGAATATTTTAACCCTAATTCGTCTGCGACCTTCTCGATTACCTGCAGAGCGTAATCTAACTGTTCTTTGGTATGCGCTGCGGACAGGCATATTCTGATCCTGCCTTCCATCAGCGGCGTGGCTGGATAACCGACACCgaccgttgcgattttttccTGAATCAACGTCCTCACCATGGCTCTGCAAACCGCCACTGTTACCTCCAACTCGAACCCGTGACACCGCATGTACTTACGCAATTTTCGAATACAAATAGACAAGAATCGGTACCACTGGTGAATCCTCATTGCCGTGAATAATGATGCCCATTTGCTCGATTCTTCTCCTGAAATATCTGGTATTTCGGGCGAGCGTTTCGATCCGTTTTTGTCCTTCGTTGGTCCCGTCTCTTCCCATAAGTATTTTTAGCACGGCGATGATCTGAGCGGCGACAGGTGGCGCCATCGCCCAAGCGTGCTTCGACGCGAAACTATTCTGACGCAAATACGTTATCAACTCTTTGGTTCCAGCTAAATAACCGCCGGCAGATCCGAAACTTTTCGTGAATGTCCCCATCAATATGTCGATATCTTTCGGATCGCACCCGAAATAATCAACGACTCCGCGACCGTGCTTGCCCATTGCCCCGATGCTGTGCGCTTCGTCCAGATATAAGTAGGCCTTGTACTTCTTCTTAAGTGCAATTATTTCCGGTAGACGAACGATTGTGCCCTCCATGCTGTAAACGCCCTCTACCACGATGAGAATCTTCTTCCAGGGTTTGTACTGACCTTTGGGTTGATTCGGTTGGCCGTTGTAAATACTGTCACGAAGGATCTGTTCCAAATGCTTGACGTCTGCGACAAAAGAAAACATAAAACAGATTCGACACAGTCTGGCATTATTCACCGTTATGTTTAAACACCTTGACCGTGGCTCCTGGCAGACGGATACCAAGAATGAGTGATGCGTGATTCTTTTCGTCGCTTATGACCAAACAACCGGGTGACACTAAAGTGGGAATATTCAGAGCGTTGGTCGCGAAACCCATGCCGAAGGTGATGGCATCGTCGACTCCCAAAAACTCGGCAGTCAGTTTTTCAAGTTCTACGTGTAAATCACAGGTGCCATATTGCTGTCGCGTACCGCCAGTAGTAACGCCATATTTGTATATGGAATTTATAGCGGCTTCGGCACAAGGTCCCGAGTTCTCAGCAAACCCTAAATAGTTATATGATGCCAAATTGAGACATTTGGTTTTAGAGCCGGTGAACCTACAAGAACGACCATCTGTCAATAACATTCTAATTTGGACTTTAATGTGGTGACTTATCGATTCGTCAACCGTCGCAAGTACCTactttaaatttgttttatcacTTTGTCTTACGTACTTAAAGATGTCAGTGATAAGGTACCTATTAGTAATACAGTCTGTCGCAAATGTCCACATCGTTAGATaacaaagtagataaaatatgtccctaataatttacatttgaCATGCAAATTTCTATTTTAGAATTCAGTGTCTGGGTCTACGttttctatttgttttttaaatatacaaaaCAGAAATATGTAATGAATCCCTCtgcaattatataaaaaattacaacaatgtcttcaattttaaatcaaattaatattaTGGATAATTTACAATGAAATCTTaaagcgaaaaaaaaaatattgaagctCCCAACAAGCAGGTTGATGAGAGAAAATAagcaagtattttttttcaaacaagaTTTTCCAAATACAACAATTATGTTCTTGACTGTAGTGTGTAGGTGGATTATCTAAAAAGATGAAACAAGATACCTAGGTACTATGGCCGccacaaaattttggccgtcactttcttgacattcaagaaaagtgtaaataaacctttaggaatcgtaaccctactttcgattcttgtcattttgacaatcaatttaaactgtttgaagctcagatattccaaaaatccgacatgaatgaacaaaattagagcaatcgtacatagataacctgaggtaaacgttctatgtagtagaaatgacaaaataattttgagttttgcaatttaccacccaaaaaataacgttcataatcaagacggtaatcatgatgacaataaagtacggattacaattattttttttttgaattgacagacgatgacggccaaaattttttggccggcatagtactatACGTGTAAAAAAAAGTGTGATACAAATGCGTCGTTGTTTACACTAGACAACTGATAATTACACAAAGTGTGATTTAGCGATGAATGAAATTTCAGCTTCTTCGGTAGCGCTAAGAAAACATTACGTCATGTTAACGGTcggtaatacaatgttttCGGATCTTATTaacaatattaaatatttatttcagcATCAATAAATGTGCCAACAtcaaaaaaataccaatacCCAAAATTTCAACCAGCAACACTGTTTcgtggaaaataaaaaagtagtGTTACGTTAACACCGTGGTTGTCGGTCTATTACAAGTTGGCTAtcattgactttttttttaatctttaggcgtttttatcaaaatctATGAGTCTGAACACGGCAACTTAACTATTTAA of Tenebrio molitor chromosome 6, icTenMoli1.1, whole genome shotgun sequence contains these proteins:
- the LOC138133413 gene encoding leucine-rich repeat-containing protein 70-like, which encodes MQAAMKYITLFLILGTLIFCRVYSQEFQAICDYQHDIRTYFCKNVRDNFPNIFYGNYHLQCVKCHIRTFSNKTFPSTNNLVSFNVSDSGIRFITGRAFSTLSNVQYIYLQSNSIQEIAPEAFWGLRQVYELHLENNQISGLNPGFLDDLEANTVDLSNNKIKILPNSAFEGSLGILILDLSKNLIKTVEADAFVGLESLEVLNLEHNQICHLTLGVFKHSSTLRRLNLADNKLTKFTIGTFSGLTNLNSLILANNTISVFDGNILIPFNHLSKLDVSHNGIYYFDANSIHINVPTLKTLRIDDNLLSCIHLTNVIQFFKKVHVEVVNTVGRYHVQNVNGIACTEIVLTQAVDFEQFLKVANEDTKKSIVYC
- the lace gene encoding serine palmitoyltransferase 2 — translated: METRMEEGAGDTVTELINGVDFENSKHQSVISNGYGPYAGTLTHGYTCINKKNGYTRGALQNGHVLASSDEECTIKNMKGPIKNGYIKTSEKPAQKSRILKESFEPPTLLTSALTHISFYILMFLGYLSQALFPPKIVKEKNRDGYPPLFDRFASFYSRYVYRRIRDCWNYPICSVPGNEVVLKDRITNDNCWTFEFTGSKTKCLNLASYNYLGFAENSGPCAEAAINSIYKYGVTTGGTRQQYGTCDLHVELEKLTAEFLGVDDAITFGMGFATNALNIPTLVSPGCLVISDEKNHASLILGIRLPGATVKVFKHNDVKHLEQILRDSIYNGQPNQPKGQYKPWKKILIVVEGVYSMEGTIVRLPEIIALKKKYKAYLYLDEAHSIGAMGKHGRGVVDYFGCDPKDIDILMGTFTKSFGSAGGYLAGTKELITYLRQNSFASKHAWAMAPPVAAQIIAVLKILMGRDGTNEGQKRIETLARNTRYFRRRIEQMGIIIHGNEDSPVVPILVYLYSKIAAMVRTLIQEKIATVGVGYPATPLMEGRIRICLSAAHTKEQLDYALQVIEKVADELGLKYSRKPINSEPVDYDKIKVYAE